A section of the Clostridium sp. TW13 genome encodes:
- a CDS encoding X2-like carbohydrate binding domain-containing protein, translated as MNKKVLSLFTAVLFSSSFALNLTTSYVKTAKAATNSNVASNQTVATTAYNWNNAKIVGGGFIPGIIYNAKEKDLKYIRTDMGGAYRWDKINNKWIPLTDWVGFDDWNSLGCESLATDPVNPDRVYIAAGTYTNDWTTQNGKILRSSDRGKTWQSTTLPIKLGGNMPGRSMGERLVIDPNNNNILYLGTRSGNGLWKSTDAGVTWSKVTSFSAVGNYADDYFKDQIGVAWVVFDPTSAKGTSGSQTIYVGVADTNNTIYKSTDGGSTWAPVEGQPKAGYFPHHGVLASNGMLYVTYSNTCGPYDGSKGDVWKCNTKTGDWTKISPVASTSEDDYYGYGGLAVDAQNPNTLVVTTLNSWWPDANIYRSTDGGATWTSLWSWNGYPTRTMRYTQDISVSPWLNWGTTPAFPEMNPKIGWMIGDIEINPFNSDEMLYGTGATLYGSDNLTNLDKGDKITISVKADGIEETAVNSLVSLPSGAHLLSGLGDVSGFKYDNDLTKVPSKMFSNPTFSTTSCIDYAESNPNYVVRVGVTDKKVQCFASSNDGGSNWNPGNSDISGSEGGGSVAVSADGNTVVWSPTGEKATVGYSKTNGNSWTSCIGIPAHARVYSDRVNSKKFYGFLNGVFYISTDGGTTFSKTSATGLPTTGTGDFKAVPGVEGDIWLTGGSDKEGVYGLWHSTDSGATFTKLTNVDKADVIGFGKAAPNKTNVALYTSAQIGGVRGIFRSDDYGANWIRINDDAHQYGCTNATITGDPRIFGRVYVGTNGRGIVYGDPVNSSEPTQPTQPTINDSTISPTTASFDLSKDKQTDIQISTTLNGNTLSSISSESTVLIQGTDYTVSNSTVTISKSYLAKQSVGSLNLIFKFSAGNNCTLAVTIKNSDVTPDPTPVQSSTLKLQTFNGTTTASSTKLDPMFRLTNTSTSDLDLSKVKIRYYYTVDSDVNQTFWCNWSSIGSTNVIGTFNKLSTTKTNSDSYLEITFSNSAGMLKAGSSIDIQTMLAKNNWSSYNQTNDYSFNSSSSFVDFTKCPVYYNDTLVYGVEP; from the coding sequence ATGAATAAAAAAGTTCTTAGTTTATTTACTGCTGTTCTTTTTAGTTCTTCATTTGCATTAAACTTAACAACTTCTTACGTTAAGACTGCTAAAGCTGCTACAAATTCAAATGTAGCATCAAACCAAACTGTAGCTACTACTGCTTACAACTGGAATAACGCAAAAATTGTTGGTGGTGGATTTATACCAGGAATCATTTATAATGCTAAAGAAAAAGATTTAAAATACATCCGTACAGATATGGGTGGAGCCTATAGATGGGATAAAATTAATAATAAATGGATTCCATTAACAGACTGGGTAGGATTTGATGATTGGAATTCTTTAGGTTGTGAAAGCCTTGCAACAGACCCTGTAAATCCTGATCGTGTATACATTGCTGCTGGAACCTACACTAATGATTGGACTACTCAAAATGGAAAGATTTTAAGGTCCAGTGATAGGGGTAAAACCTGGCAATCTACAACCCTACCAATAAAACTTGGTGGAAATATGCCCGGTAGATCTATGGGAGAGAGATTAGTCATAGATCCAAACAATAACAATATCTTATACCTTGGTACTAGAAGTGGTAATGGCCTATGGAAAAGCACAGATGCAGGTGTAACTTGGTCTAAGGTAACAAGTTTTAGTGCTGTAGGTAATTATGCAGACGATTATTTTAAAGATCAAATCGGAGTTGCGTGGGTTGTTTTTGATCCAACTTCAGCAAAAGGAACTTCTGGTTCTCAAACAATTTATGTTGGCGTGGCTGATACAAATAACACTATATATAAGAGTACTGATGGTGGCTCTACCTGGGCACCTGTAGAAGGCCAACCTAAAGCTGGTTACTTTCCTCATCATGGAGTTTTAGCATCCAATGGTATGCTATACGTAACATATAGCAATACCTGTGGCCCTTATGATGGGAGTAAGGGTGATGTCTGGAAGTGTAATACAAAAACTGGTGATTGGACAAAAATTAGTCCTGTAGCTTCAACTAGTGAAGATGACTATTATGGATATGGAGGATTAGCAGTAGATGCTCAAAATCCCAATACCCTAGTAGTAACTACATTAAATTCTTGGTGGCCTGATGCCAACATTTATCGTAGTACTGATGGAGGTGCTACTTGGACTTCTTTATGGTCATGGAATGGTTATCCAACAAGAACTATGCGCTACACTCAAGATATCTCTGTTTCACCATGGTTAAATTGGGGAACAACTCCTGCTTTCCCTGAAATGAATCCAAAAATAGGTTGGATGATAGGTGACATAGAGATAAACCCATTTAATTCTGATGAGATGTTATATGGAACTGGTGCAACATTATATGGTTCAGATAACCTTACTAACTTAGATAAAGGTGATAAAATAACTATTTCAGTTAAAGCTGACGGTATTGAAGAAACTGCTGTAAACTCATTAGTTAGTTTACCTTCCGGAGCACACTTATTAAGTGGTTTAGGTGATGTATCTGGATTCAAGTATGACAATGACTTAACAAAGGTTCCAAGTAAAATGTTTTCAAACCCTACATTCTCAACTACTTCTTGCATTGATTATGCTGAATCAAATCCAAACTATGTTGTACGTGTAGGTGTTACTGATAAGAAAGTTCAATGCTTTGCTTCTTCAAATGATGGAGGAAGCAATTGGAACCCTGGGAACTCAGATATTTCAGGTAGTGAAGGTGGCGGTTCTGTTGCTGTTTCCGCAGATGGAAATACAGTTGTATGGAGCCCTACTGGTGAAAAAGCTACTGTAGGCTACTCTAAAACTAACGGTAACTCATGGACCAGCTGCATTGGTATACCTGCTCATGCAAGGGTTTACTCCGATCGTGTAAATTCAAAGAAATTTTATGGTTTCTTAAATGGAGTATTTTATATTAGTACCGACGGTGGCACAACCTTCTCTAAAACTTCTGCCACAGGATTACCTACAACAGGTACTGGAGATTTCAAAGCAGTACCAGGAGTTGAGGGTGATATATGGTTAACTGGTGGAAGCGATAAAGAAGGCGTTTATGGCTTATGGCATTCAACTGATTCAGGTGCAACATTTACCAAACTAACTAATGTTGATAAAGCAGATGTTATTGGTTTTGGTAAAGCAGCCCCTAATAAAACAAATGTTGCATTATATACAAGTGCTCAAATCGGAGGAGTACGTGGAATATTCAGATCAGATGATTATGGTGCAAACTGGATAAGAATTAATGATGATGCCCACCAATATGGATGTACAAATGCTACAATTACTGGAGATCCAAGAATATTTGGCCGTGTATATGTTGGAACTAATGGTAGAGGTATAGTTTATGGAGACCCTGTAAATTCATCTGAACCAACCCAACCTACGCAACCAACTATTAATGACTCAACAATTTCTCCAACAACAGCATCTTTTGATTTATCTAAAGATAAGCAAACTGATATTCAAATATCAACTACGTTAAATGGTAACACATTATCTTCAATATCAAGTGAATCAACAGTTTTGATTCAAGGCACTGATTATACTGTTTCTAATAGTACAGTTACTATATCAAAAAGTTATTTAGCAAAGCAATCAGTAGGATCATTAAACTTAATTTTCAAATTTAGTGCAGGCAATAATTGTACATTAGCAGTTACTATTAAGAATTCAGACGTTACACCAGATCCTACGCCAGTGCAAAGCAGTACTTTAAAATTACAAACATTTAACGGTACTACTACAGCATCAAGTACCAAGTTAGACCCAATGTTTAGATTAACTAATACATCAACAAGTGATCTAGATTTATCTAAAGTCAAAATAAGATATTATTACACTGTAGATTCTGATGTTAACCAAACATTCTGGTGTAATTGGTCAAGTATTGGAAGTACCAACGTCATTGGTACATTCAATAAATTATCTACAACAAAAACTAATTCAGATTCATATTTAGAAATCACTTTTTCAAACTCAGCTGGTATGCTTAAAGCTGGAAGTAGCATTGATATCCAAACAATGCTGGCTAAAAATAATTGGAGCAGCTACAATCAGACCAATGATTACTCCTTCAATTCCTCATCAAGTTTTGTTGACTTTACTAAATGCCCAGTATACTATAATGATACTTTAGTGTATGGTGTAGAGCCTTAG
- a CDS encoding IS1595 family transposase — protein MRTNKLDLFSTNQCNEEFKETYIKDCLNYYYDFLKSAKNIAKCPHCGSINIIKYGYTKSGTNMYKRHLCKCCDKTFSEVTTSPLSYSKKDIHVWIQYLGCMAKGMTLKAISEELKINIKTAFAWRHKILSSIESKVMASELSHHVQVDDFMMRKNLKGNKKIPLETKKARLKYSRFEAPMNERIRVISCIDDSKNIVLRGIDNSVVNYEDARKFLSPLVKPKSILCTARNFSYISFAKKNKFRIELERSKRYKTKTGEYLDNKTARNNGFNFIRYIEKFMGIATKYVNYYLNLYVWDIKNKANQFCVAVKQLFIKLLNSNKVLRTVDFKNVTLDGVSH, from the coding sequence GTGAGGACTAATAAATTAGATTTATTTTCAACGAACCAATGCAATGAAGAATTTAAGGAAACTTACATAAAAGATTGTTTAAACTACTATTACGACTTTTTAAAATCAGCTAAAAACATAGCCAAATGCCCACACTGCGGCAGTATCAACATAATAAAATATGGATACACAAAGTCAGGCACCAATATGTATAAAAGACATCTATGTAAATGCTGTGATAAAACTTTTTCTGAGGTTACCACATCTCCATTAAGCTACAGTAAAAAAGATATTCACGTATGGATACAATATTTAGGCTGCATGGCTAAGGGTATGACATTGAAAGCAATATCAGAGGAATTAAAAATAAATATTAAAACAGCTTTTGCGTGGAGACATAAGATATTAAGTTCTATTGAGAGTAAAGTAATGGCGAGTGAGTTGTCACATCATGTGCAAGTTGATGATTTTATGATGCGAAAAAACTTAAAAGGAAATAAGAAAATTCCTTTAGAAACTAAAAAAGCTAGATTAAAATATTCAAGGTTTGAAGCACCTATGAATGAAAGAATAAGAGTAATAAGCTGCATAGATGATTCAAAAAATATAGTTTTAAGAGGAATAGACAATAGTGTAGTAAATTATGAAGATGCAAGAAAGTTCTTATCTCCGTTAGTGAAACCAAAGTCAATACTATGTACAGCAAGAAATTTTTCGTATATAAGTTTTGCAAAGAAAAATAAGTTTAGAATAGAGTTAGAAAGATCGAAACGGTATAAAACCAAAACAGGGGAATACTTAGATAACAAAACAGCCAGAAATAATGGATTTAATTTTATTAGATATATAGAAAAATTCATGGGGATTGCCACGAAATATGTGAATTATTATCTTAATTTATATGTTTGGGATATTAAAAACAAGGCAAACCAATTTTGTGTTGCAGTAAAACAGTTATTTATAAAATTACTAAACAGCAATAAAGTTTTGAGAACTGTTGATTTTAAGAATGTAACTTTAGATGGGGTATCACATTAA